One segment of Pristis pectinata isolate sPriPec2 chromosome 3, sPriPec2.1.pri, whole genome shotgun sequence DNA contains the following:
- the pdzk1ip1 gene encoding PDZK1-interacting protein 1, whose amino-acid sequence MFHSLHVCCIFLALVSVHAQNDETKGHSRRGLQPWLTGIIAVVVFLCLCLIGFIVNKLWCKDSEVSNRLESAAPEADYVNTNGTQITETLTLKDVRSSEHPSAYENTYEIINDESPKITITAM is encoded by the exons ATGTTTCACAGCCTCCATGTTTGCTGTATTTTTCTCGCACTGGTCTCGGTACATGCCCAGAATG ATGAAACTAAAGGGCATTCTAGGAGAGGTTTGCAACCCTGGCTTACAGGGATCATTGCAGTGGTTGTGTTCCTATGCCTGTGCCTGATTGGATTTATAGTGAATAAACTCTGGTGCAAAGATTCTGA GGTTAGTAATCGTCTGGAATCTGCAGCCCCAGAAGCTGATTATGTAAACACCAATGGAACCCAGATTACAGAAACCCTGACTTTAAAAGATGTGAG ATCAAGTGAACATCCAAGTGCCTATGAAAATACATATGAGATCATCAATGATGAATCACCAAAGATAACTATAACTGCAATGTAA